One Setaria italica strain Yugu1 chromosome I, Setaria_italica_v2.0, whole genome shotgun sequence DNA window includes the following coding sequences:
- the LOC101761141 gene encoding E3 ubiquitin-protein ligase ATL31-like yields the protein MPTPRHGRALLAALLASALAAASAQPASPGVDDDYMSGQVHVSKAMIALLAAVVAVFVFIAFFTVYLRHCTGGYAARSDDDRAAVPNFDAFISRSRRQRRPRGLDAEVVEAFPTMRYAEAKALRIGKGGALECAVCLSEFEDEERLRLLPKCSHAFHPDCIGEWLASHVTCPVCRCNLDPNKDTSSDEEPSFGSIPVASSISSETVVARQGDGPLPVAVVIDVVTEEEEEERRQEALELQQIGSQRRAMRPRSGRRPATAQLARSHSTGHSLAVRLDRDLERFTLRLPEHVRREMAAASEHSLQSRRGRRAGEGSSRDGRSAPLCQPSRWQSILARTFSGKLSFFSFSASRMTFSSDRGEVSSSSFTRLREKRVAAVDAADVPTKGSVLLDCIGGSASCAKAGAASREVAVDEEKAVTQRLPT from the coding sequence ATGCCCacgcctcgccacggccgcgcgctgctcgccgcgctcctcgcgtccgcgctcgccgcggccaGCGCGCAGCCGGCGTCGCCTGGCGTCGACGATGACTACATGTCCGGCCAGGTGCACGTCAGCAAGGCCATGatcgcgctcctcgccgccgtcgtcgcggtgTTCGTCTTCATCGCCTTCTTCACCGTCTACCTCCGCCACTGCACCGGCGGCTACGCGGCCAGGTCCGACGacgaccgcgccgccgtccccaaTTTCGACGCCTTCATCTCGCGGTCGCGGAGGCAGCGGCGCCCGCGCGGGCTCGACGCCGAGGTGGTCGAGGCGTTCCCCACCATGAGGTACGCCGAGGCCAAGGCGCTCCGGATCGGGAAGGGCGGCGCGCTCGAGTGCGCGGTGTGCCTCAGCGAGTTCGAGGATGAGGAGCGGCTCAGGCTGTTGCCCAAGTGCAGCCACGCCTTCCACCCGGACTGCATCGGCGAGTGGCTCGCCAGCCACGTGACCTGCCCCGTCTGCCGCTGCAACCTCGACCCAAACAAGGACACGAGTAGCGATGAGGAGCCGAGCTTCGGATCGATTCCGGTAGCGAGCAGCATCTCCAGCGAAACAGTGGTTGCACGGCAAGGTGATGGTCCGCTACCGGTGGCCGTGGTGATCGACGTGGtaaccgaggaggaggaagaggagcggAGGCAGGAGGCGCTGGAGCTGCAGCAGATAGGGTCCCAGCGGAGAGCCatgcggccgcggtcggggcgccggccggcgacggcgcagcTTGCCCGGTCGCACTCCACCGGCCACTCCCTCGCCGTCCGGCTCGACCGCGACCTGGAGCGGTTCACGCTGCGGCTGCCGGAGCACGTGCGCAGGGAGATGGCCGCCGCGAGCGAGCACAGCTTGCAATCGCGTCGCGGGCGAAGAGCCGGGGAAGGAAGCAGCCGCGACGGCCGCAGCGCCCCGCTCTGCCAGCCGAGCAGATGGCAGTCGATTCTCGCGAGGACGTTCTCTGGGAAGCTTTCCTTCTTTTCGTTTTCGGCGTCGAGGATGACGTTTAGCTCCGACAGGGGAGAAGTGTCTTCCTCGTCGTTCACGAGGCTCAGAGAGAAGCGCGTGGCCGCCGTTGATGCCGCCGATGTTCCTACTAAGGGGAGCGTTCTCCTGGACTGCATTGGAGGCAGCGCATC